In one window of Microbacterium natoriense DNA:
- a CDS encoding vWA domain-containing protein, with protein sequence MIFQPVLNVFLLLLFFAPVVAVAVMTMTRPAKRGAPLWLWVMRLVMLLACFVMLLRPGIPGGATQTLATDTDVVLVVDTTASIVAEDWDGDKPRLDGVRADIQAIVEEYPGARFALITFDAAADLRMPLTTDTTALISSLDVLRPEVTSQSRGSSVGIASQMLSDTLSSAAESSPDRSRMVFYFGDGEQTDGSTPEAFTGSANLTDAGGVFGYGTEEGGAMKLTTGGVDGADGGYIQYQGANAKSVIDEANLQTIADQLGVEYLHRTADAEPKLPEAPSTTTTYSKSGEIGNVTELYWVAALVVVLLLAVELARATMLVARLRLLKTPASLDISSRRSAPRSTTEESTGGES encoded by the coding sequence GTGATCTTCCAGCCCGTCCTCAACGTCTTCCTCCTGCTGCTGTTCTTCGCACCGGTGGTGGCGGTCGCGGTCATGACCATGACGCGGCCCGCCAAGCGAGGCGCACCGCTGTGGCTGTGGGTCATGCGGCTGGTGATGCTGCTCGCCTGCTTCGTGATGCTGCTGCGCCCCGGCATCCCCGGCGGCGCCACGCAGACCCTCGCGACCGACACCGACGTCGTGCTGGTCGTCGACACGACCGCGAGCATCGTCGCGGAGGACTGGGACGGCGACAAGCCCCGCCTCGACGGCGTGCGCGCCGACATCCAGGCGATCGTCGAGGAGTACCCTGGCGCCCGTTTCGCGCTCATCACGTTCGACGCCGCGGCCGACCTGCGGATGCCGTTGACCACAGACACCACGGCGCTGATCTCTTCTCTCGACGTGCTGCGCCCCGAGGTGACCAGCCAGTCGCGCGGCAGCTCGGTCGGCATCGCGAGCCAGATGCTCAGCGACACCCTCTCGAGCGCTGCCGAGTCCTCGCCCGACCGCTCGCGGATGGTGTTCTACTTCGGCGACGGCGAGCAGACCGACGGCAGCACACCGGAGGCCTTCACCGGCAGCGCGAATCTGACCGACGCCGGCGGCGTGTTCGGCTACGGCACCGAGGAGGGCGGCGCGATGAAGCTCACAACGGGCGGAGTCGACGGCGCCGACGGCGGATACATCCAGTACCAGGGCGCGAACGCGAAGTCCGTGATCGACGAGGCGAACCTCCAGACGATCGCCGATCAGCTCGGCGTGGAATACCTGCACCGCACGGCGGATGCTGAGCCGAAGCTGCCCGAAGCGCCGTCGACCACGACGACCTATTCGAAGTCGGGTGAGATCGGCAACGTCACCGAGCTCTACTGGGTGGCCGCGCTCGTCGTGGTCCTCCTGCTCGCGGTCGAGCTCGCCAGGGCCACGATGCTCGTGGCGCGACTGCGTCTGCTGAAGACGCCGGCGAGCCTCGACATCTCGTCTCGTCGCTCCGCTCCTCGCTCAACGACCGAGGAATCCACCGGAGGTGAGTCATGA
- a CDS encoding NAD(P)H-dependent oxidoreductase gives MSASRPTVHWIYAHPQENSFNARLFRDGVDALSRDHDVETTDLYRQRFDPVLAAPDLGYPQGRDGNVVDLMGEAHAEGRVPSDVSEEQRKLQAADLVVLQFPLWWYGPPAILKGWFDRVLTNGFAYGPVDPSTGLPLRYGDGLLAGRRALVIVTAGEDERSIGERGVSGDLDSLLFPLTHGTLWYTGIEPLDLHVVHDADGLESAGVDHESVRLVERLSGIRDESPSSPFRRLRDGEYHGTRALRADLLPGRTDLGIHRVTID, from the coding sequence GTGTCCGCATCACGCCCGACCGTCCACTGGATCTACGCACACCCCCAGGAGAACTCGTTCAACGCCCGGCTGTTCCGCGACGGGGTGGACGCGCTGTCGCGCGATCACGATGTGGAGACGACCGACCTCTACCGCCAGCGGTTCGACCCCGTGCTCGCGGCTCCGGATCTCGGCTACCCGCAGGGGAGAGACGGCAACGTCGTCGACCTCATGGGCGAGGCGCATGCCGAGGGGCGGGTGCCGTCGGATGTGAGCGAGGAGCAGCGCAAGCTCCAGGCCGCCGATCTCGTCGTGCTGCAGTTCCCGCTGTGGTGGTACGGACCCCCGGCGATCCTCAAAGGGTGGTTCGATCGCGTGCTGACCAACGGGTTCGCCTACGGCCCGGTCGACCCGAGCACCGGTCTGCCGCTGCGCTACGGCGACGGCCTGCTCGCCGGGCGCCGTGCCCTCGTGATCGTGACGGCAGGTGAAGACGAGCGTTCCATCGGGGAGCGGGGCGTGAGCGGAGACCTGGACTCGCTGCTGTTCCCGCTCACCCATGGCACCCTGTGGTACACCGGGATCGAGCCGCTCGACCTGCACGTCGTCCACGACGCCGACGGATTGGAGTCGGCGGGGGTCGATCACGAGAGCGTGCGGCTGGTCGAGAGGCTCTCCGGCATCCGCGACGAATCGCCGAGCAGCCCGTTTCGCCGACTCCGCGACGGCGAGTACCACGGCACCCGAGCGCTCCGAGCGGATCTGCTTCCCGGTCGCACCGACCTCGGCATCCACCGCGTCACGATCGACTGA
- a CDS encoding N-acetylglucosamine kinase — protein sequence MSTLALLSMDAGQTGTKVRLHGSDGSTRDDLLPGVLTDRPLAPQLAEIAERLSQAAGAAPDTIAIGVSGVADVLSETESLLRHPALADVRRVIVAHDSVTSFLGVLGDRQGAVIAVGTGVVTLGVGPRSAVRVDGWGNIMGDAGSGYWIGREALDAVMRAYDGRGEATALTPLVRERWPDLEGAYTSLQADSDRVRLVASFAAPTATLAAEGDPIARRICEQAAAELALSVTSALQTTAAPADAAVGAIGGVLRSDLIRSAFEAAVRAARPAVRFIPPIGTGLDGVDALVELASDHPLRGRLAELVRTEKEVTA from the coding sequence ATGAGCACCCTCGCCCTCCTCTCGATGGACGCCGGACAGACCGGCACCAAGGTGCGACTGCACGGCTCCGACGGTTCGACCCGCGACGATCTTCTGCCCGGCGTGCTGACCGACAGGCCGCTCGCGCCGCAGCTGGCTGAGATCGCCGAGCGGTTGTCTCAGGCGGCCGGAGCGGCTCCCGACACCATCGCGATCGGCGTCTCGGGAGTCGCCGACGTCCTCTCCGAGACCGAATCGCTGCTCCGCCACCCGGCACTCGCGGACGTGCGCCGAGTGATCGTCGCCCACGACTCGGTGACGTCGTTCCTCGGCGTTCTCGGCGACCGCCAGGGAGCGGTGATCGCCGTCGGCACCGGCGTCGTCACGCTCGGCGTCGGGCCCCGTTCCGCCGTGCGCGTCGACGGCTGGGGGAACATCATGGGCGACGCGGGCAGCGGCTACTGGATCGGTCGCGAAGCGCTGGATGCCGTGATGCGCGCGTACGACGGGCGCGGCGAGGCGACCGCGCTCACGCCTCTGGTTCGCGAGCGCTGGCCCGACCTCGAGGGCGCATACACCTCGCTGCAGGCGGACTCCGACCGCGTGCGTCTCGTCGCGTCGTTCGCCGCCCCGACCGCGACGCTCGCGGCCGAGGGCGATCCCATCGCTCGACGCATCTGCGAGCAGGCCGCCGCCGAGCTCGCACTGTCGGTGACGTCCGCCCTGCAGACGACCGCTGCTCCCGCCGACGCAGCGGTCGGCGCGATCGGCGGTGTTCTGCGCTCCGACCTCATCCGCAGCGCCTTCGAGGCGGCGGTGCGCGCCGCTCGTCCCGCGGTGCGCTTCATACCCCCGATCGGGACCGGCCTCGACGGAGTGGACGCCCTCGTCGAGCTCGCGTCGGACCATCCGCTGAGAGGACGCCTGGCCGAGCTCGTCCGCACTGAGAAGGAGGTGACGGCATGA
- a CDS encoding acetylxylan esterase, whose product MPRFDLPPAELRSYHPEVSAPEDFDEFWRSTLAESRAVAQPPTLTRIDSPLSLVEVYDVSFSGFGGDAVRGWFVVPAGATGPLPTVVEFNGYGGGRGLPHERLAWAASGYAWAFMDTRGQGSSWGTGGGTPDPHGTGASTPGFMTRGIEDPAQYYYRRVFTDAALFIDAVRGLDGVDAARVAVTGGSQGGGIAIAAAGLSEGLVGVMPDVPFLCHFERAVGLTDKDPYQEIVRYLSVHRDAVDQTYRTLSYFDGVNFAARATAPALYSVALMDPICPPSTVYAAANHHLGGAEVIEYPFNEHEGGQGVHWQRQAAWLAGRLGQD is encoded by the coding sequence ATGCCCCGTTTCGACCTGCCCCCTGCAGAGCTGCGCTCCTACCACCCCGAGGTCTCGGCGCCTGAGGACTTCGACGAGTTCTGGCGGAGCACGCTCGCGGAGTCACGGGCGGTCGCGCAGCCGCCGACGCTGACTCGCATCGACTCGCCGCTCTCACTGGTCGAGGTGTATGACGTCTCCTTCAGCGGCTTCGGCGGAGACGCGGTCCGTGGCTGGTTCGTGGTGCCCGCCGGCGCTACAGGGCCCCTGCCGACCGTCGTCGAGTTCAACGGATACGGCGGCGGTCGTGGCCTGCCGCACGAGCGTCTCGCGTGGGCGGCATCCGGATACGCCTGGGCGTTCATGGACACGCGCGGCCAGGGCAGCTCGTGGGGCACCGGAGGCGGCACACCCGACCCGCACGGCACCGGAGCCTCGACACCCGGTTTCATGACGCGCGGAATCGAAGACCCTGCGCAGTACTACTACCGGCGCGTGTTCACCGACGCCGCGCTCTTCATCGATGCTGTGCGTGGGCTCGACGGCGTCGACGCCGCACGGGTCGCGGTCACCGGCGGCAGCCAGGGCGGCGGTATAGCGATCGCCGCGGCCGGCCTCAGCGAGGGCCTGGTCGGCGTCATGCCCGACGTGCCGTTCCTGTGCCATTTCGAGCGCGCGGTCGGGCTGACCGACAAGGACCCGTATCAGGAGATCGTCCGCTACCTGTCGGTGCACCGCGACGCCGTCGACCAGACGTACCGCACGCTGTCGTACTTCGACGGCGTGAACTTCGCAGCCCGCGCCACCGCTCCCGCGCTCTACTCGGTCGCCCTGATGGACCCGATCTGCCCGCCGTCGACCGTGTACGCGGCGGCCAACCACCATCTCGGCGGCGCCGAGGTGATCGAGTACCCGTTCAACGAGCACGAGGGCGGGCAGGGCGTGCACTGGCAGCGCCAGGCGGCCTGGCTCGCGGGGCGGCTCGGCCAGGACTGA
- the argG gene encoding argininosuccinate synthase — protein sequence MSKVLQSLPVGERVGIAFSGGLDTSVAVAWMRDKGAVPCTYTGDLGQPDEDDIESIPGRALEYGAEVARLVDAKTALVEEGFVALACGAFHIRSGGKTYFNTTPLGRAVTGTMLVRAMKDDGVDIWGDGSTYKGNDIERFYRYGLLANPRLRIYKPWLDADFVTELGGRQEMSEWLVSHGFPYRDSAEKAYSTDANIWGATHEAKTLEHLNVSLETVDPIMGVKFWDPSVAIETEDVTVTFEAGRPVAINGVEYSNPVELVHEANRIGGRHGLGMSDQIENRIIEAKSRGIYEAPAMALLFITYERLVNGILNEDTLATYHEQGRRLGRLMYEGRWLEPQSLMLRESIQRWVGSTISGSVTVRLRRGDDWTIIDTVSPNLSYAPEKLSMERVGDAAFGPVDRIGQLTMRNLDIADSRARLEQYASLGLVGGATGELVGRVTAGESAEITESVHGSISEADETLADAVDTASEGAAFDSGTD from the coding sequence ATGTCCAAGGTTCTCCAGTCACTGCCCGTCGGCGAGCGCGTCGGCATCGCCTTCTCCGGAGGACTCGACACCTCCGTCGCCGTCGCGTGGATGCGCGACAAGGGCGCAGTGCCCTGCACCTACACCGGAGACCTCGGCCAGCCCGACGAAGACGACATCGAGTCGATCCCCGGTCGCGCGCTCGAGTACGGCGCCGAGGTCGCGCGGCTCGTCGACGCGAAGACCGCACTCGTCGAAGAGGGCTTCGTCGCTCTCGCCTGCGGAGCATTCCACATCCGCTCCGGCGGCAAGACCTACTTCAACACGACTCCCCTCGGCCGCGCGGTCACCGGCACCATGCTGGTGCGCGCCATGAAGGACGACGGCGTCGACATCTGGGGCGACGGCTCCACCTACAAGGGCAACGACATCGAGCGGTTCTACCGCTACGGCCTGCTCGCCAACCCTCGTCTGCGCATCTACAAGCCGTGGCTCGACGCCGACTTCGTCACCGAGCTCGGCGGCCGCCAGGAGATGAGCGAATGGCTCGTCTCGCACGGCTTCCCCTACCGCGACTCCGCCGAGAAGGCGTACTCCACCGACGCGAACATCTGGGGCGCCACCCACGAGGCGAAGACGCTCGAGCACCTGAACGTCTCGCTCGAGACCGTCGACCCGATCATGGGCGTGAAGTTCTGGGACCCGTCGGTCGCGATCGAGACCGAGGACGTCACCGTGACCTTCGAGGCCGGTCGCCCCGTGGCGATCAACGGCGTCGAGTACAGCAATCCGGTCGAGCTCGTACACGAGGCCAACCGCATCGGCGGCCGCCACGGCCTCGGCATGAGCGACCAGATCGAGAACCGCATCATCGAGGCGAAGTCGCGGGGCATCTACGAGGCTCCGGCGATGGCGCTGCTGTTCATCACCTACGAGCGCCTGGTCAACGGCATCCTGAACGAGGACACCCTCGCGACCTACCACGAGCAGGGTCGTCGTCTCGGCCGCCTCATGTACGAGGGCCGCTGGCTCGAGCCGCAGTCGCTCATGCTGCGCGAGTCCATCCAGCGCTGGGTCGGCTCGACGATCTCGGGCTCGGTCACCGTGCGCCTGCGTCGCGGAGACGACTGGACGATCATCGACACAGTCTCGCCCAACCTCTCCTACGCGCCCGAGAAGCTCTCGATGGAGCGCGTCGGCGACGCGGCCTTCGGGCCGGTCGACCGCATCGGACAGCTCACGATGCGCAACCTCGACATCGCCGACTCGCGTGCGCGTCTCGAGCAGTACGCGAGCCTCGGCCTCGTGGGCGGTGCGACGGGCGAGCTCGTCGGCCGTGTCACCGCAGGCGAGTCGGCCGAGATCACCGAGTCGGTGCACGGCTCGATCTCCGAGGCCGACGAGACGCTGGCGGATGCCGTCGACACCGCGTCCGAGGGCGCGGCGTTCGACTCCGGCACCGACTGA
- a CDS encoding MFS transporter, with product MTFSTPATAARPRSALHPWLAMIPLLLGILIGALAISSMSTALPSIRGDLVLSDSGALWLVDVYSLSLAATLIIAARIGDAFGRKRIVLLGLAGFAVLNAAGGFAQDGMLLVVVRALLGVAEAFVVAGVVATIGAHYHARQRVLAYGLWTATFGAGSALGPVLGGLVTEGPGWRWLLLGSVPLAVVAGVLAIRLVPDSRSSRPPSWDILSIGSSIVALGALVFALHEVLAAPLAAGIAGVVAVVTLVFFIRRQRVLREPLIDMRLFRTPGFSPAIVRIVASSGVSTASVLLVSLHLQDARGFSAAEAGIAILPQAVAIALGGVLAPLFLRWLTSPALTVLALVVQGAGLAWLATGVDLVALPLVLVGVGFGIAATLAATTLFDVTTEDDAGQVGAIQEVGFALGGGLGIAVLGTIASIVGSRGFIVALLVATGMVVAAALLPLGRRAAKPSVLEPR from the coding sequence GTGACCTTCTCGACGCCCGCAACAGCCGCTCGACCCCGCTCCGCCCTCCATCCGTGGCTCGCCATGATCCCGCTGCTTCTCGGCATCCTGATCGGCGCGCTCGCGATCAGCAGCATGTCGACCGCGCTGCCGTCGATCCGAGGCGACCTCGTCCTCAGCGACAGCGGCGCCCTGTGGCTCGTCGACGTCTATTCGCTCTCTCTGGCGGCGACGCTGATCATCGCCGCCCGGATCGGCGACGCGTTCGGGCGCAAGCGGATCGTGCTCCTGGGGCTCGCCGGCTTCGCGGTGCTCAACGCGGCGGGCGGGTTCGCTCAGGACGGGATGCTGCTGGTCGTGGTGCGTGCTCTCCTGGGCGTCGCCGAGGCCTTCGTCGTGGCCGGCGTCGTGGCCACGATCGGGGCGCACTATCACGCACGCCAGCGCGTACTGGCTTACGGGCTGTGGACCGCGACCTTCGGGGCAGGCAGCGCTCTGGGGCCGGTGCTCGGCGGACTCGTCACCGAGGGCCCGGGGTGGCGCTGGCTGCTGCTGGGCAGCGTGCCGCTCGCGGTCGTCGCCGGCGTGCTCGCGATCAGGCTCGTGCCCGATTCCCGCAGCTCGCGCCCACCGTCGTGGGACATCCTCAGCATCGGGTCGTCGATCGTGGCCCTCGGGGCTCTCGTCTTCGCCCTGCACGAGGTGCTCGCAGCTCCGCTCGCCGCGGGCATCGCCGGAGTCGTCGCGGTTGTGACGCTCGTGTTCTTCATCCGCAGGCAGCGCGTCCTGCGCGAACCCCTCATCGATATGCGACTCTTCCGGACACCCGGGTTCAGCCCCGCCATCGTGCGCATCGTGGCGAGCAGCGGTGTGTCGACGGCATCCGTGCTCCTGGTGAGCCTGCACCTGCAGGACGCCAGGGGCTTCAGCGCGGCCGAAGCCGGCATCGCGATCCTCCCGCAGGCGGTGGCGATCGCGCTCGGCGGAGTGCTCGCACCACTGTTCCTCCGATGGCTGACGTCACCCGCGCTGACGGTGCTGGCGCTCGTGGTGCAGGGGGCGGGGCTCGCCTGGCTCGCGACGGGGGTCGATCTCGTCGCGCTCCCCCTCGTTTTGGTCGGGGTGGGTTTCGGGATCGCCGCCACGCTCGCCGCGACGACCCTCTTCGACGTGACGACCGAAGACGACGCCGGCCAGGTCGGGGCGATCCAGGAGGTCGGCTTCGCCCTCGGCGGAGGTCTCGGCATCGCCGTGCTCGGCACGATCGCCTCGATCGTCGGCTCTCGCGGCTTCATCGTGGCGCTCCTCGTCGCGACCGGGATGGTCGTCGCCGCAGCGCTCCTGCCGCTCGGGAGACGCGCCGCGAAGCCCTCCGTCCTCGAACCCCGCTGA
- a CDS encoding TetR/AcrR family transcriptional regulator: MTTRAPRRDAVENRAGILSAARSALANDPHASVDVIARNAGLSRRTLYGHFDDRDALIRELISSGAQRFNTIAESVTDDDSRLALARLAALLWREAAHVQVAAALALDEAHVEHTAEALAPLRRTVANLARRGQDDGSFRTDLAAPTLARLIEEMARTVISRTDAASSEAANVAVRAVLSIAGLSWREADELLAAHPQIVAAEDAE, from the coding sequence ATGACCACTCGTGCACCCCGCCGCGATGCCGTCGAGAACCGCGCCGGCATCCTGTCCGCCGCCCGCTCCGCCCTCGCGAACGACCCCCATGCCTCCGTCGACGTCATCGCCCGCAACGCCGGCCTGTCCCGCCGCACCCTGTACGGGCACTTCGACGACCGAGACGCCCTCATCCGCGAGCTCATCTCGAGCGGAGCCCAGCGATTCAACACGATCGCCGAGTCTGTGACCGACGACGACAGCCGCCTCGCGCTCGCCCGCCTGGCCGCGCTGCTCTGGCGTGAAGCCGCGCACGTGCAGGTCGCCGCAGCCCTGGCTCTCGACGAGGCGCATGTCGAGCACACAGCCGAAGCGCTCGCGCCGCTGCGGCGCACCGTCGCGAACCTCGCCCGTCGCGGTCAGGACGACGGGAGCTTCCGCACCGATCTCGCCGCCCCCACACTCGCACGACTCATCGAGGAGATGGCGCGCACGGTCATCTCACGCACCGACGCGGCGAGTTCCGAAGCCGCGAACGTCGCCGTCCGCGCCGTGCTGAGCATCGCCGGACTATCGTGGCGCGAAGCGGACGAACTGCTCGCCGCGCATCCTCAGATCGTCGCTGCGGAGGACGCCGAATGA
- the manA gene encoding mannose-6-phosphate isomerase, class I translates to MTAVFWEIDNAPRDYAWGEIDGVAHVRGTAPTGLREAELWLGAHPAAPSRVLGDAPWQTLDEWERAAGVRLPFLLKILCAAEPLSLQAHPSTAQAQEGFARENELGIPVDAPNRNYRDPNSKPEMIVALNDGFEALCGFRPIADVQSDLEALSAAIGPDHGSALQAWSELLADADGIRSAFLWLLSGDERIAPLVAAVTEVGAADDRFAVLRPIAQAHPGDPGILGALMLQHVTLRAGEALWLPAGNIHAYLRGSGIELMGPSDNVLRGGLTPKHIDTDELGRVLDAREGGDPRLDASPAGDGIRVFRPGAPDDAPGFVLYECTSAGELDLAGAAVALCTEGAFSLSSGDATIDVPRGRAVLIARAARVHVEGEGRLFFAAGA, encoded by the coding sequence ATGACCGCCGTCTTCTGGGAGATCGACAACGCCCCGCGCGACTACGCCTGGGGAGAGATCGACGGGGTCGCGCACGTGCGCGGCACCGCCCCGACCGGTCTCCGCGAAGCGGAGCTGTGGCTGGGCGCTCATCCGGCGGCGCCGAGCCGCGTCCTGGGCGATGCCCCGTGGCAGACCCTCGACGAATGGGAGCGGGCAGCCGGCGTGCGTCTGCCGTTCCTGCTCAAGATCCTCTGCGCCGCCGAACCGCTGTCGCTGCAGGCGCACCCGAGCACCGCGCAGGCACAGGAGGGGTTCGCGCGCGAGAACGAACTCGGGATCCCTGTCGACGCCCCGAACCGCAACTACCGAGACCCGAACTCGAAGCCCGAGATGATCGTGGCGCTGAACGACGGATTCGAGGCCCTCTGCGGCTTCCGCCCGATCGCCGACGTGCAGTCCGACCTTGAGGCGCTCTCGGCAGCGATCGGCCCGGATCACGGGTCAGCGCTGCAGGCCTGGAGCGAACTGCTGGCGGACGCCGACGGCATCCGCTCCGCCTTTCTGTGGCTGCTGTCGGGTGACGAGCGGATCGCTCCTCTTGTCGCTGCAGTCACCGAGGTCGGTGCGGCCGACGACCGGTTCGCCGTACTGCGGCCGATCGCGCAGGCCCACCCGGGCGACCCCGGCATCCTCGGCGCGCTCATGCTGCAGCACGTGACGCTGCGGGCGGGCGAGGCGCTGTGGCTGCCGGCCGGGAACATCCACGCCTACCTCCGCGGCTCGGGGATCGAGCTGATGGGACCGAGCGACAACGTGCTCCGCGGCGGACTCACGCCCAAGCACATCGACACCGACGAGCTCGGCCGGGTGCTCGACGCTCGAGAGGGCGGCGACCCGCGCCTCGACGCGTCGCCCGCAGGCGACGGCATCCGTGTCTTCCGTCCCGGCGCACCCGACGATGCTCCCGGCTTCGTGCTCTACGAGTGCACGAGCGCCGGCGAGCTCGACCTCGCCGGCGCCGCGGTCGCCTTGTGCACCGAGGGCGCGTTCAGCCTGTCATCCGGCGACGCCACGATCGACGTGCCACGAGGGCGCGCGGTTCTCATCGCACGCGCGGCGCGCGTTCACGTCGAGGGCGAGGGCCGGCTCTTCTTCGCCGCAGGCGCCTGA
- a CDS encoding vWA domain-containing protein, with translation MALANWWIILVAAGVVILAVGIGLFLGLRSRARTAAGERARIARAERLRALPTFRSALRRRVLGLTGILALGAIATLSAGVVAARPMSSQTIQPVNTSRDIMLCLDVSGSMSEVDVEVLSVFEELLEGFKGERIGLTIFNSSPVQVFPLTDDYEFVREHLQSVRESFDYTEDIPEHWVGTLNGDGASLIGDGLAACAMAFDHPDDERSRSVILATDNEVNGASIVTVEEAAAYAKGNGVRVFAINPVQGKDAAVSDELTAAAESTGGQAYGLRDTTTVGDIVTAVQEQDATELRGQAQVVWTDTPNLWIVVLMIASLAFVVVVWRVKL, from the coding sequence ATGGCACTAGCGAACTGGTGGATCATCCTCGTCGCGGCGGGCGTCGTCATCCTCGCGGTCGGGATCGGCCTCTTCCTCGGACTCCGCTCCCGCGCGCGCACCGCGGCGGGTGAGCGAGCGCGCATCGCCCGGGCAGAGCGCCTGCGGGCGCTGCCGACATTCCGCTCCGCACTGCGCCGACGCGTGCTCGGGCTCACCGGCATCCTCGCCCTCGGTGCGATCGCGACTCTGAGCGCCGGCGTCGTGGCCGCCCGGCCGATGTCGTCGCAGACGATCCAGCCGGTGAACACGAGCCGCGACATCATGCTGTGCCTCGACGTGTCGGGCTCGATGAGCGAAGTCGACGTCGAGGTGCTCAGCGTCTTCGAGGAGCTGCTCGAGGGCTTCAAGGGCGAGCGCATCGGACTCACGATCTTCAACAGCTCCCCCGTGCAGGTCTTCCCCCTCACCGACGACTACGAGTTCGTCCGCGAGCACCTGCAGAGCGTGCGCGAGAGCTTCGACTACACCGAAGACATTCCCGAGCACTGGGTCGGCACCCTGAACGGCGACGGCGCCTCGCTCATCGGCGACGGGCTGGCCGCGTGCGCGATGGCCTTCGACCACCCCGACGACGAGCGCTCGCGCTCGGTGATCCTCGCGACCGACAACGAGGTGAACGGCGCCTCCATCGTGACCGTCGAGGAGGCGGCCGCCTACGCGAAGGGCAACGGCGTTCGCGTGTTCGCGATCAACCCGGTGCAGGGCAAGGACGCGGCGGTGAGCGACGAACTCACGGCGGCGGCCGAAAGCACCGGCGGTCAGGCGTACGGTCTGCGCGACACGACGACGGTCGGCGACATCGTCACGGCCGTGCAGGAGCAGGACGCCACCGAGCTGAGGGGTCAGGCGCAGGTGGTCTGGACCGACACCCCCAACCTGTGGATCGTGGTGCTGATGATCGCCTCCCTGGCGTTCGTCGTGGTCGTCTGGAGGGTGAAGCTGTGA
- a CDS encoding alpha/beta hydrolase, protein MTDTLARPPFDPELEAALALVGDQIPPTLTAEMIPLMRQMPMAGQDEIFQLLAERGFVWRDVTIPGHDAGDIVVSVIEKDGRTGTGPGFFHTHGGGMILGNRWLGVTGFLDWAERFNGVIVTVEYRLAPEFPDPYPVEDCYAALKWTAEHTDDLGIDPSRILIGGGSAGGGLAAGTALLARDRSGPGLIGQLLIYPMLDDRDETVSTRQIDGVGVWDRGSNMTGWTALLGDRRGKEDVSIYAAPARATDLSGLPPAFIDCGSAEVFRDEDVAYASKLWEAGVQAELHVWAGGFHAFDGFAPHAAVSQAMLAARDNWVNRLLG, encoded by the coding sequence ATGACCGACACGCTGGCGCGACCGCCATTCGATCCCGAACTCGAGGCGGCGCTTGCGCTCGTCGGAGATCAGATCCCGCCGACGCTCACGGCGGAGATGATCCCGCTCATGCGACAGATGCCGATGGCCGGTCAGGATGAGATCTTCCAGCTGCTCGCCGAACGCGGCTTCGTCTGGCGCGACGTGACGATACCCGGTCACGACGCCGGCGACATCGTCGTGTCCGTGATCGAGAAGGACGGCCGTACCGGAACCGGCCCTGGGTTCTTTCACACTCACGGCGGCGGCATGATCCTCGGCAACCGCTGGTTGGGCGTGACCGGATTCCTCGATTGGGCCGAGCGGTTCAACGGCGTGATCGTGACGGTGGAGTACCGACTCGCCCCCGAGTTCCCCGACCCCTACCCGGTCGAGGACTGCTATGCGGCGCTCAAGTGGACCGCCGAGCACACCGACGACCTCGGCATCGATCCTTCCCGGATCCTGATCGGCGGTGGCAGCGCCGGCGGAGGTCTCGCCGCGGGCACAGCCCTCCTCGCCAGGGATCGCAGCGGTCCCGGCCTGATCGGTCAGCTTCTCATCTACCCGATGCTCGACGACCGCGACGAGACCGTCTCGACTCGTCAGATCGACGGCGTCGGAGTGTGGGACCGAGGATCCAACATGACCGGATGGACCGCGCTGCTCGGCGATCGCCGCGGCAAGGAGGATGTGTCGATCTACGCCGCCCCGGCGAGGGCGACCGACCTCTCTGGTCTCCCGCCTGCGTTCATCGACTGTGGCAGCGCCGAGGTCTTCCGCGATGAAGACGTCGCCTATGCCAGCAAGCTCTGGGAAGCCGGCGTCCAGGCCGAGCTGCACGTGTGGGCCGGCGGGTTCCACGCGTTCGACGGTTTCGCGCCGCATGCCGCTGTCTCACAGGCCATGCTTGCGGCGCGCGACAACTGGGTGAACCGCCTGCTCGGCTGA